The stretch of DNA TTCATTGGCGGCCTTGAGGTCGGCAATACCCTTCTTGCCGCAAGCATCGAAGTCGGTATCGGGAACGTCGGTGCGCGCAGGCACCGAGCCCTTGACGACGTTGAAGGCCGACTGGAAGCTCTTGGAGAGCGTGGCTGTGGCAAGCGCGACCTGCGCGGCCTTGCGGTCATCCGGCACATTGAACATGCCGAACATGTCGGAGTTGTAAATCACGCTGCCGTCCGTGCCCGGGAAGCGGTAGCAAAGGAAATCGGTATCCGGCGTCTTCTTCGCCGCCACGAATTCGCCCTTGGCCCAATCGCCCATGACCTGAACAAGTGCATCGCCTTTGATTACCATGGCGGTCGCCAGGTTCCAGTCACGGCCGGAGAAGTTCGGGTCGACATATTCCTTGATCTTGGCAAGGTTGTCGAAGGACTTCTTCATCGTGTCTGATTTCAACGACTCTTCGTCGAGGTCGTTGAAGGCCTTCTTGTAGAATTCCGGCCCGCCAGTGGAGAGCACGATCGAATCGAACATCGTCGCTTCCTGCCAGTTCTGACCACCAAGCGCCAGCGGAATGACGCCTGCAGCCTTGGCCTTTTCAAGCAGTGCGATCAGGTCGTCGAAAGTCTTCGGCTCCGTGCCGCCGATCTTTTCCATGACGGCCTTGTTGATCCAAAGCCAGTTGACCGAGTGCACGTTGACCGGAGCAGCAACCCATTTGCCGTCATAGACGGAGAACTTCTGAAGAGCCGCGGGAACAGACTTGTCCCATCCTTCCTTCGTAGCGGTCTCGGTGAGATCGCCCATGACACCTGCCTGCGCGTAGTCAAGCACCGTATAGCCGAGCATCTGCGAGGCGGTCGGATAGGTACCCGCCGCAACCATCGCCTTGAGCGCGGTCATGGCAGCATCGCCGCCACCGCCGGCCACCGGCACGTCCTTCCAAGCAAAGCCTTCCTTGGAGAGGTCCTCCTTCAGCACGTTGAGCGCCGCAGCTTCACCGCCGGACGTCCACCAGTGCAGCATCTGGACTTCCTTCACGTCGGCCGCGTAGGCCGCAGTACCTGCCATCATCACGGCAGCAACGGCTGCCGAGCCCAAAAACTTGCGCATGATATTCCTCCCGTTCGCAAGTAAAGCGGCGAGACCCTCCTCGTCCGCCGATGTCTCCCGCAGTCGAAGCGGCAAACATGCCCCGCAACTCTCCCAGTCACGGTTGATAATTTAAAGCGTTATAAAACGAGCGGCGTCAAGTCTTTCTCGACTCGTGAGAAAAATCGGCCTTTATTGTATAAATTATTGAAAATATTTAACTTCGGCAGGCGCTTCCAGTGACCGCTTAGAACGAGATTTCCCTTCGCGTGATTGCCGCACCCGGCAATATGGTAGCCAGCAGCGGCAGGTGATCCGAGGCCCGGCGCACGAGTGGTGTCGCGGTGACCGTCGCAGATGTCACGCCAATCCCATCCGATACGAAAATATGGTCGATCCGCAGGATCGGCAGCCGGGAGGGATAGGTCGGGCGGGGGCGCCGCGCGGCGAGCAGCTGCGTATCGCGGAAATGCCGCGCCAGCATTTTGTAAGCCGGCGATGACGGGACAGCATTGAGATCGCCGCAGATGATCGCGGGAGCCGCCTGGAATTTCTGGCTTCCAATCCATTCCCTGCCGAGCAGCGTCGTCACCTGCCGCATCCGATCGATGCCGCGCAGGCCAAGATGCGTATTCAGCAAGTTCAGATGAATTCCAGCCATTTCGATCTGCACCCATATCGCCCCCCGCATCTCGCCTACGGAGGGTAACGGCCCGGCTTTCATCAACCGGGTCGGCATGGCTGTCAGGATGGCATCGCCGTACTGCTCCTCCTCGACATGCAGCGCCGGATGAAAGTGGGCCTGCATCTTCAAGAGCGAAGCGATCGCATGTGCCTGGTCGATACCGCCCGTGCGCTTGCGGCCGACATCCAGTTCCTGCAGCGCAATGATGTCCGCGCCGGTTTGCGCGATCACATCGGCGATGCGCGCTGGTTCGATCCGCCGGTCGGTGCCGATGCAGCTATGCACATTGTAGGTCAGGATTTTCAGCTCGCTGCCGGTCGATTCCGGCAGAACGGAGGAGAATGTGCTCATCCCGGGGGAACTTGCTTTCAGCCTGTTTCGTTCCATCTCCGGAACTCCAACGAAACGGGGCATTGATGTCCATCAAGCGCGTGCTTATCAATGTAGCTCTGGTTCTCTGCCTGATGCTTGCGGCCTATCTTCTCTACAGGGTCTTCAGCCGTTACACCTTGAGCGACGTCTTGGAATCGATCCGCACGATACCGGGAGCCCGCATTCTCGGGGGCCTCGGCTTTGCGGCCGCCTCCTACCTCTGCCTGACCGGCTTCGACTGGCTGGCGCTGCGCTACGCCGGCAGGCCGCTGAGCTATCCGAGGGCCGCCATTGCCTCGTTCACCAGCCTCTCGATCGGCCATAATCTTGGCTTTGCAGCGCTGAGCAGCGGCGCTGTGCGCTACCGCTTCTATTCTCGCTGGGGCTTGAATGCCGAAGAAGTTGCAAAGGTCATCCTGTTTTGCGGCGTGACCGTAGGCATCGGCCTTTCGGCCCTTGCGGGCATCGCCCTCATCATCAATCCGCAGGATGCCGCAAATCTCCTGAAACTCGGCCCGGCCAGTCTGTTCGCGCTTGGCTGCGCCTGTCTTAGTCTGCCCGTAGTCTATGTCATTCTGTCCGCCATCGTCCGCATGCCGCTGCATCTTTGGAAATGGTCGTTCGAAATGCCCCGCCTGAAGCTCGCATTGGGCCAGGTCGTCATCGGCACGGTGAATTTCATCTTCGTCGCAGCCTGCCTGCATCAGATGCTCGCCGTACAAGGCCAGGCGAGCTACGTGCAGACGGCGACGGCATACGTGCTCGCCAATATCGCTGTCCTCGTTACCCACGTGCCTGGCGGTCTAGGCGTCATCGAGGCCACGGTCAGCTATGTCCTGCCCGGCGCCGCCTCGATAGGGGCACTGGTGGCCTTCAGGGTGATTTATTTTCTGATTCCGCTGCTGATCGGCCTGCCGGTCTTCGCGATCAGCGAAGTCGTCATTCCGAAACCAAAGCAGATACCGTCAAAAGATCGCTCTCAACAGTCGGCTCATGCGCAGACGCAGCTTCTGTAGCGGCCGGTAAGGTCGCCGGGGGTCCACGAAAGCAGTTCCGATCATCGGCGATGTCTCGCCTTTCGCGATATCGATCGCAAAGTGGCGAAGGCCGCGCTTGCGGATGTTCAGCGCCTCTATGGCATTGAGCAAGGACCGCTTCGCCGTCTCCATTTCTTTGACAGCTTCGCTCGTCGCATCGAGATGCTCGGCAATCAGCCGGTGGCGAAACGACGTTATCGCCCGCCGGTGAGCAGCACTTTCCGCCTCGATCGCCAGGTCGCATTCCGTATCGAGTCCCTCCGAACGATTGTTGAGATTCGAAGAGCCGATGCGAATGAAACGGTCGTCGACGATGATAAGCTTCGAATGGATGACAACCTCCTGCTCGCCCCCCTTTCCGTCCGGGACCACCGAGTACATCACGCGCAGCCGGTCATGGCGATCGATGCGCTTCAGCCTGCGGATCAGCCGGTCCCGGTTGTGGCCCATTGCCAGCTTTTCGATCAGTCCGTGTGAACTCTTCGTAACCAGAACAGCAATCTCCGGGCCATCTGCCTCCTTGAGGCGTTTCGCGATGACTCGCGCCACGCCGAAGGAGGCAAGATATTGGGTCTCGATATAGATGTATTT from Rhizobium sp. 007 encodes:
- a CDS encoding ABC transporter substrate-binding protein, encoding MRKFLGSAAVAAVMMAGTAAYAADVKEVQMLHWWTSGGEAAALNVLKEDLSKEGFAWKDVPVAGGGGDAAMTALKAMVAAGTYPTASQMLGYTVLDYAQAGVMGDLTETATKEGWDKSVPAALQKFSVYDGKWVAAPVNVHSVNWLWINKAVMEKIGGTEPKTFDDLIALLEKAKAAGVIPLALGGQNWQEATMFDSIVLSTGGPEFYKKAFNDLDEESLKSDTMKKSFDNLAKIKEYVDPNFSGRDWNLATAMVIKGDALVQVMGDWAKGEFVAAKKTPDTDFLCYRFPGTDGSVIYNSDMFGMFNVPDDRKAAQVALATATLSKSFQSAFNVVKGSVPARTDVPDTDFDACGKKGIADLKAANEGGTLFGSLAQGYGAPPAVANAYKDVVSKFVHGQIKTSDQAVEELVKAIDDAK
- a CDS encoding endonuclease/exonuclease/phosphatase family protein, coding for MSTFSSVLPESTGSELKILTYNVHSCIGTDRRIEPARIADVIAQTGADIIALQELDVGRKRTGGIDQAHAIASLLKMQAHFHPALHVEEEQYGDAILTAMPTRLMKAGPLPSVGEMRGAIWVQIEMAGIHLNLLNTHLGLRGIDRMRQVTTLLGREWIGSQKFQAAPAIICGDLNAVPSSPAYKMLARHFRDTQLLAARRPRPTYPSRLPILRIDHIFVSDGIGVTSATVTATPLVRRASDHLPLLATILPGAAITRREISF
- a CDS encoding lysylphosphatidylglycerol synthase domain-containing protein; this translates as MSIKRVLINVALVLCLMLAAYLLYRVFSRYTLSDVLESIRTIPGARILGGLGFAAASYLCLTGFDWLALRYAGRPLSYPRAAIASFTSLSIGHNLGFAALSSGAVRYRFYSRWGLNAEEVAKVILFCGVTVGIGLSALAGIALIINPQDAANLLKLGPASLFALGCACLSLPVVYVILSAIVRMPLHLWKWSFEMPRLKLALGQVVIGTVNFIFVAACLHQMLAVQGQASYVQTATAYVLANIAVLVTHVPGGLGVIEATVSYVLPGAASIGALVAFRVIYFLIPLLIGLPVFAISEVVIPKPKQIPSKDRSQQSAHAQTQLL